A section of the Citrobacter farmeri genome encodes:
- the atoD gene encoding acetate CoA-transferase subunit alpha, whose translation MQNKRITADKFRELLHDGMSIMFGGFMGVGTPEYLVAEIMRSGVKALTLIGNDTAFVDKGIGPLISNGQVKKVIASHIGTNPETGKKMISGELDVQLVPQGTLAEQIRAGGAGLGGFLTQTGLGTVVEENKQTLLVNGEKWLLEQPLRADLAILLASDADEAGNLTYDLTARNFNPVMALAADVVVAETRNIGVLGSISPVHVITPGALVDHLFMEAHG comes from the coding sequence ATGCAAAACAAAAGAATAACGGCGGATAAATTCCGCGAATTATTACATGACGGCATGAGCATTATGTTTGGCGGCTTCATGGGCGTCGGGACGCCGGAATATCTGGTGGCAGAAATTATGCGCTCCGGTGTAAAAGCGTTAACCCTCATCGGTAATGACACCGCTTTTGTCGATAAAGGTATTGGCCCTCTGATTTCTAACGGCCAGGTCAAAAAAGTGATCGCCTCACATATTGGCACCAACCCGGAAACCGGTAAGAAAATGATTTCCGGTGAACTTGATGTTCAGTTAGTACCGCAAGGGACGCTCGCCGAACAGATCCGCGCAGGCGGCGCCGGACTGGGGGGATTCCTCACACAAACCGGGCTGGGCACGGTAGTGGAAGAAAATAAACAAACGCTGCTGGTCAATGGTGAGAAATGGCTGCTGGAGCAACCTCTGCGCGCCGATCTCGCCATTCTTCTCGCCAGCGATGCCGATGAGGCTGGCAATCTCACCTATGACCTCACCGCCCGCAACTTCAATCCGGTGATGGCCCTGGCCGCCGATGTGGTCGTAGCCGAAACCCGCAACATCGGTGTGTTGGGAAGTATTTCTCCTGTGCACGTCATCACCCCCGGTGCGCTGGTGGATCATCTGTTCATGGAGGCCCACGGATGA
- a CDS encoding 3-oxoacid CoA-transferase subunit B gives MNAKERIARRVAQELHDGDVVNLGIGLPTQVANYLAEDIQVTLQSENGFLGLGPLDEVNACLVNAGGQPCGMIPGAAMFDSCFSFALIRGGHVDVCVLGGLQVDEHGNLANWMVPGKMVPGMGGAMDLVAGAKKVIIAMEHCAKNGEPKLLHRCSYPLTAVGKVSKVITELAVFSFVNGEMILDEISDTITLDELRERTEAHFRPCAHLKIRQPAETLA, from the coding sequence ATGAACGCAAAAGAACGTATTGCCCGCCGCGTGGCGCAAGAGTTACATGACGGCGACGTCGTTAATCTGGGCATTGGCCTGCCGACGCAGGTCGCGAACTACCTGGCCGAGGATATTCAGGTTACGTTGCAATCAGAAAATGGTTTTCTTGGCCTCGGCCCTCTGGATGAGGTGAATGCCTGTCTCGTCAATGCAGGCGGTCAGCCCTGCGGCATGATCCCCGGCGCGGCCATGTTCGACAGTTGCTTCTCTTTCGCCCTTATTCGCGGGGGACATGTGGATGTCTGTGTGCTCGGCGGTTTGCAGGTCGATGAGCACGGAAATCTCGCCAACTGGATGGTGCCCGGAAAAATGGTGCCAGGTATGGGTGGAGCGATGGACCTCGTCGCAGGGGCAAAGAAAGTCATTATTGCGATGGAGCACTGCGCTAAAAATGGCGAGCCGAAGCTGCTGCACCGCTGCAGTTACCCCTTAACGGCGGTTGGCAAAGTCAGCAAAGTCATCACCGAACTCGCCGTATTCAGCTTTGTGAACGGCGAAATGATCCTCGACGAAATCAGCGACACCATCACGCTTGATGAACTTCGTGAACGCACGGAAGCACATTTCCGTCCTTGTGCACACCTGAAAATACGACAACCTGCGGAGACACTGGCATGA
- a CDS encoding acetyl-CoA C-acetyltransferase yields MSDSIVIVSAKRTPIGKFAGSLEGIPAVMLGATSVRANLLDLPSDIKIDEVILGNVLQAGLGQNPAHQVTHHAGLAESVPSFTVNKVCGSGLKTIVLGAQSILSGDNQTCIVGGMENMSAAPYLMAHARQGYRMGNGELTDVMIHDGLWCAFNDYHMGITAENIAKRYHLSREEQDRVALASQQKAITAINAGYFRQEIVPVTVKRKKEVCLFDTDEFPRPETDAGSLAKLRPAFQSTGTVTAGNASGINDAAATLVLMSERAARARGITPLARLKSWASAGVDASMMGLGPIPATKRALEKAKMTVSDLDLIEANEAFAAQYLAVARELEFPEEKVNVNGGAIALGHPIGASGARILVTLVHALQQRNKSTGLATLCIGGGQGIAVIVERL; encoded by the coding sequence ATGAGCGACTCCATTGTCATTGTGAGTGCGAAACGCACCCCTATCGGTAAATTTGCCGGCAGCCTGGAAGGCATCCCGGCGGTGATGCTGGGCGCGACCAGCGTGCGGGCGAATCTGCTGGACCTTCCGTCAGATATCAAGATTGACGAGGTGATCCTCGGCAACGTGTTACAGGCCGGATTAGGGCAAAACCCAGCCCACCAGGTGACGCATCATGCGGGCTTAGCGGAGAGCGTTCCGTCATTCACGGTAAATAAAGTCTGCGGCTCCGGCCTGAAAACCATCGTGCTGGGCGCACAGTCCATTTTGAGTGGTGATAATCAGACCTGTATTGTCGGCGGGATGGAAAACATGAGCGCCGCCCCCTACCTGATGGCCCACGCGCGCCAGGGGTATCGTATGGGCAACGGTGAACTGACGGATGTGATGATCCACGACGGGCTCTGGTGCGCCTTCAATGATTACCACATGGGGATCACGGCAGAAAACATTGCCAAACGCTATCACTTAAGCCGCGAGGAGCAGGACCGGGTCGCGCTGGCATCGCAGCAAAAAGCGATAACCGCGATCAACGCCGGCTATTTCAGGCAGGAAATCGTACCGGTAACCGTGAAGCGTAAAAAAGAGGTATGTCTGTTTGATACCGATGAGTTTCCACGCCCGGAAACCGATGCCGGTTCGCTGGCGAAACTACGTCCGGCCTTTCAAAGCACAGGAACAGTCACCGCGGGCAATGCCTCCGGCATCAATGACGCGGCGGCGACGCTGGTCCTGATGTCCGAACGCGCTGCGCGTGCGCGTGGGATTACACCGTTAGCGCGCCTGAAGAGTTGGGCTTCGGCCGGGGTTGACGCCAGTATGATGGGACTCGGCCCAATACCGGCGACAAAACGGGCGCTGGAAAAAGCCAAAATGACGGTTAGCGATCTGGATTTAATCGAAGCCAACGAAGCCTTTGCCGCGCAGTATCTGGCAGTTGCCCGCGAACTCGAATTCCCTGAAGAGAAAGTGAACGTCAACGGCGGCGCGATCGCGCTGGGACATCCTATTGGCGCAAGCGGCGCACGAATTCTGGTGACGCTGGTTCACGCGTTGCAGCAGCGCAATAAATCCACCGGGCTGGCAACGCTGTGCATCGGAGGGGGTCAGGGGATCGCCGTGATTGTTGAGCGTCTGTAA
- a CDS encoding DeoR/GlpR family transcriptional regulator: MKQTQRHDAIIELVKKQGYVSTEELVEHFSVSPQTIRRDLNDLADQNMILRHHGGAALPSSSVNTPWHDRKATQTAEKERIARKVATQIPNGSTLFIDIGTTPEAVAHALLNHSNLRIVTNNLNVANTLMVKEDFRIILAGGELRSRDGGIIGEATLDFISQFRLDFGILGISGIDSDGSLLEFDYHEVRTKRAIIENSRHVMLVVDHSKFGRNAMVNMGSINLVDAVYTDILPPAGVLQVITENHIQLELC, translated from the coding sequence ATGAAACAAACACAACGACACGATGCAATCATTGAACTGGTAAAAAAACAGGGATACGTCAGTACGGAAGAGTTGGTGGAGCATTTCTCTGTCAGCCCGCAAACCATTCGTCGGGATCTCAATGACCTGGCCGATCAAAACATGATTTTGCGCCATCACGGCGGGGCGGCGCTGCCGTCCAGTTCAGTCAACACGCCGTGGCACGATCGTAAAGCCACGCAGACGGCGGAAAAAGAGCGCATTGCGCGTAAAGTCGCCACGCAGATCCCCAATGGTTCAACGCTGTTTATTGATATCGGGACCACGCCAGAGGCCGTGGCACACGCGCTGCTCAATCACAGCAATTTGCGTATTGTGACCAATAACCTCAACGTCGCGAACACGCTGATGGTAAAAGAGGATTTTCGCATTATTCTTGCGGGCGGCGAACTTCGCAGTCGTGACGGCGGCATTATTGGCGAAGCGACGCTCGACTTTATATCCCAGTTCCGCCTGGATTTCGGCATTCTGGGGATAAGCGGCATCGACAGCGACGGCTCGCTGCTGGAGTTCGACTATCATGAGGTGCGCACCAAGCGTGCGATTATCGAGAATTCGCGCCACGTTATGTTGGTGGTGGATCATTCGAAGTTTGGCCGCAATGCGATGGTGAACATGGGCAGCATCAACCTGGTGGATGCAGTGTATACCGACATTCTGCCGCCGGCGGGCGTGCTTCAGGTGATTACCGAGAACCATATTCAACTGGAACTGTGCTAA
- the glpG gene encoding rhomboid family intramembrane serine protease GlpG yields the protein MLMITSFANPRVAQAFVDYMATQGVILTIQQHHQSDVWLADETQAERVQVELARFLENPGDPRYLAASWQSGHTGSGLQYRRFPFLATLRERAGPVTWLIMAACILVFIVMNIVGDQTVMMWLAWPFDPSLQFDVWRYFTHAFMHFSLMHILFNLLWWWYLGGAVEKRLGSGKLIVITVISALLSGYVQHKFSGPWFGGLSGVVYALMGYVWLRGERDPQSGIYLQRGLIIFALIWIVAGWFDLFGMSMANGAHIAGLAVGLAMAFADTLNARKRT from the coding sequence ATGTTGATGATTACCTCTTTTGCTAACCCCCGCGTGGCGCAGGCCTTTGTTGATTACATGGCGACGCAGGGCGTTATCCTGACCATTCAACAACATCACCAAAGCGATGTCTGGCTGGCGGATGAAACGCAGGCCGAACGCGTGCAGGTGGAGCTGGCGCGTTTTCTGGAGAATCCCGGCGATCCGCGTTATCTTGCCGCCAGTTGGCAGTCAGGTCATACCGGCAGTGGGCTTCAATACCGCCGCTTCCCGTTTTTGGCCACTCTGCGTGAGCGGGCTGGCCCGGTCACCTGGCTGATTATGGCGGCCTGCATTCTGGTGTTTATCGTCATGAATATCGTTGGCGATCAAACCGTGATGATGTGGCTGGCCTGGCCGTTCGACCCGTCATTACAGTTTGATGTCTGGCGCTACTTTACTCACGCCTTCATGCACTTTTCACTGATGCACATTCTCTTCAACCTGCTGTGGTGGTGGTATCTTGGCGGCGCGGTTGAAAAACGTTTAGGCAGCGGCAAACTGATTGTGATTACGGTCATCAGCGCTCTGCTGAGTGGATATGTGCAGCACAAGTTTAGCGGCCCGTGGTTCGGCGGGCTTTCCGGTGTCGTCTACGCGCTGATGGGTTACGTCTGGTTGCGTGGCGAACGCGACCCGCAAAGCGGGATCTACCTACAGCGCGGGTTGATTATTTTTGCGTTGATTTGGATCGTCGCCGGATGGTTTGATTTGTTTGGGATGTCGATGGCCAATGGCGCACATATCGCCGGGCTGGCAGTTGGGTTGGCAATGGCGTTCGCGGATACGTTAAATGCGCGAAAACGAACATAG
- the glpE gene encoding thiosulfate sulfurtransferase GlpE, which yields MEHFECINVEEAHQKLHQGAAVLVDIRDPQSYAMGHTPQAFHLTNDTLGSFMRDHDFDTVVMVMCYHGNSSKGAAQYLLQQGYDAVYSVDGGFDAWHRHFPAEVAYGS from the coding sequence ATGGAACATTTTGAATGTATTAATGTTGAAGAAGCGCACCAGAAACTGCATCAGGGCGCGGCGGTACTGGTAGATATCCGCGATCCGCAAAGTTACGCGATGGGCCATACTCCCCAGGCATTTCACCTGACGAACGACACGCTGGGCTCGTTTATGCGCGATCATGATTTCGATACGGTGGTCATGGTCATGTGCTACCACGGCAATAGCAGCAAAGGTGCGGCGCAATATTTACTCCAGCAGGGCTATGACGCGGTCTACAGCGTAGACGGCGGATTTGATGCCTGGCACCGTCATTTCCCTGCAGAGGTGGCATACGGCTCGTAA
- the glpD gene encoding glycerol-3-phosphate dehydrogenase — protein sequence METKDLIVIGGGINGAGIAADAAGRGLSVLMLEAQDLACATSSASSKLIHGGLRYLEHYEFRLVSEALAEREVLLKMAPHIAFPMRFRLPHRPHLRPAWMIRIGLFMYDHLGKRTSLPGSVGLRFGAESVLKPEIVRGFEYSDCWVDDARLVLANAQMVVRKGGEVLTRTRATSARRENGLWVVEAEDIDTGKKFTWQARGLVNATGPWVKEFFDEGMHLPSPYGIRLIKGSHIVVPRVHTQKQAYILQNEDKRIVFVIPWMDEFSIIGTTDVEYKGNPKAVKIDESEINYLLKVYNAHFKKQLGRDDIVWTYSGVRPLCDDESDSPQAITRDYTLDIHDEDGKAPLLSVFGGKLTTYRKLAEHAMEKLSSYYQGIGPAWTKDCVLPGGEIGGDREDYAAKLRRRYPFLTESLARHYSRTYGSNTEWIVGEAATIADLGEDFGHEFYEAELKYLVDHEWVRRADDALWRRTKEGMWLNAEQQSRMTQWLAEYIEKHQLSLAS from the coding sequence ATGGAAACCAAAGATCTGATTGTGATAGGAGGAGGCATCAACGGTGCCGGTATCGCGGCAGATGCCGCTGGACGCGGTTTATCCGTGCTGATGCTGGAAGCGCAGGATCTTGCGTGCGCGACCTCCTCTGCCAGTTCTAAACTCATTCACGGTGGCCTGCGCTACCTGGAACATTACGAATTTCGGCTGGTGAGCGAAGCGCTGGCTGAGCGCGAGGTGCTGCTGAAAATGGCGCCGCACATTGCCTTCCCGATGCGGTTCCGTCTACCGCATCGTCCGCACCTGCGTCCGGCATGGATGATTCGCATTGGTCTGTTTATGTACGATCATCTGGGCAAACGCACCAGCTTGCCGGGTTCTGTCGGTTTGCGTTTTGGCGCAGAATCCGTACTGAAGCCAGAAATCGTGCGCGGTTTCGAATATTCTGACTGCTGGGTAGACGATGCGCGTCTGGTACTGGCCAATGCCCAGATGGTGGTGCGTAAAGGTGGGGAAGTGTTAACCCGCACTCGTGCAACTTCTGCGCGTCGCGAAAACGGTCTGTGGGTCGTCGAAGCCGAAGATATCGATACCGGTAAGAAATTCACCTGGCAGGCACGGGGCCTGGTCAATGCCACCGGTCCGTGGGTGAAAGAGTTTTTCGACGAAGGCATGCATCTGCCTTCACCGTACGGTATTCGCCTGATCAAAGGCAGCCACATTGTGGTGCCGCGCGTCCACACCCAGAAACAGGCTTATATCCTGCAAAACGAAGATAAGCGCATTGTGTTTGTCATTCCGTGGATGGATGAATTCTCGATCATCGGCACCACCGACGTCGAGTACAAAGGCAATCCGAAAGCGGTAAAAATCGACGAAAGCGAAATCAATTACCTGCTGAAAGTGTACAACGCGCACTTTAAGAAACAGCTCGGCCGCGATGATATCGTCTGGACCTATTCCGGCGTGCGTCCGCTGTGCGACGACGAGTCGGATTCGCCGCAGGCCATCACCCGTGACTACACGCTGGATATTCACGATGAAGATGGCAAAGCACCGCTACTTTCTGTCTTCGGCGGGAAGCTGACCACCTACCGTAAGCTCGCTGAGCATGCGATGGAGAAGCTGTCGTCATATTATCAGGGCATTGGCCCGGCATGGACCAAAGACTGTGTACTGCCAGGCGGTGAAATCGGTGGCGATCGCGAAGACTACGCAGCAAAACTGCGCCGTCGTTATCCGTTCCTGACGGAGTCGCTGGCGCGCCACTACTCGCGTACTTACGGCAGCAACACGGAGTGGATTGTCGGTGAAGCGGCGACGATCGCTGACCTGGGCGAAGACTTCGGCCATGAATTCTACGAAGCGGAGCTGAAATATCTGGTAGACCACGAGTGGGTTCGCCGCGCGGACGATGCGCTGTGGCGTCGTACGAAAGAAGGCATGTGGCTCAACGCGGAACAGCAGTCCCGCATGACCCAGTGGCTGGCGGAGTACATTGAGAAACATCAGCTTTCACTGGCGTCTTAA
- a CDS encoding glycerol dehydrogenase, whose translation MVTTAIFPSRYVQGKGALTTHLPQELASLGHKALILQDPVVYERYQDTLASALHGVVDFEIEVFNSECSDEEIARISARAQQVGADVIVGMGGGKTLDTAKATGASLRLPIAVVPTLASTDAPCSSLVVIYTQEGQFKRYLMIPRNPTLVLVDSAIIAAAPVRFLISGMGDALATWFEAEDCRIKGAGNMTSRPGPMTAFELARFCYNTLIRYGRLAKLACEQHQVTPALEHVIEANTLLSGLGFESGGLAAAHAIHNGLTVLPATHPYWHGEKVAFGTLAMLVLTDRAPELIEEVYQFCEDVGLPVTLADIGLADVSDKELLAVAQAACQVGETMHNEPCEITPEAVLAALRTADALGQARKRKMKSL comes from the coding sequence ATGGTCACAACGGCAATATTTCCGTCTCGCTATGTGCAGGGAAAGGGCGCATTGACAACGCACCTGCCTCAGGAGCTTGCATCTTTAGGGCATAAAGCGCTTATTTTACAAGACCCTGTGGTGTATGAGAGATATCAGGATACGCTCGCGTCGGCACTTCACGGCGTGGTTGATTTTGAAATTGAGGTTTTCAATAGCGAATGCAGCGATGAGGAGATCGCCAGAATTTCTGCACGTGCGCAGCAAGTCGGGGCGGATGTTATTGTGGGTATGGGCGGTGGAAAAACATTAGATACCGCCAAAGCGACAGGGGCAAGTTTGCGACTTCCTATTGCCGTCGTTCCCACGCTTGCCTCAACGGATGCCCCCTGCAGCTCATTAGTCGTCATCTATACACAGGAGGGCCAATTCAAACGCTATCTGATGATCCCCCGTAATCCCACATTGGTGTTGGTGGACAGCGCCATTATTGCCGCAGCGCCGGTACGTTTCTTAATCTCCGGAATGGGGGATGCGTTGGCGACCTGGTTTGAAGCCGAGGATTGTCGGATAAAAGGGGCCGGGAATATGACATCCCGTCCAGGCCCTATGACGGCTTTTGAGCTGGCCCGTTTCTGTTACAACACGTTGATTCGCTACGGTCGGTTGGCAAAGCTGGCCTGTGAGCAGCACCAGGTTACGCCAGCGCTGGAACATGTGATTGAAGCCAATACGCTGTTATCCGGGCTCGGTTTTGAAAGTGGAGGACTGGCGGCAGCGCATGCTATTCATAATGGTTTAACCGTACTCCCCGCAACACATCCGTACTGGCACGGTGAAAAAGTGGCCTTTGGTACGCTGGCAATGCTGGTGTTAACCGACAGAGCTCCTGAGCTTATCGAAGAGGTCTATCAGTTCTGTGAGGACGTGGGGCTGCCGGTAACGCTGGCAGATATTGGTCTGGCTGACGTCAGCGATAAAGAGCTACTGGCCGTCGCGCAGGCAGCCTGTCAGGTGGGGGAAACGATGCACAATGAACCCTGCGAAATTACGCCCGAAGCGGTACTTGCTGCCTTACGAACTGCAGATGCACTTGGTCAGGCGCGGAAGCGGAAAATGAAATCACTCTGA